One part of the Thermodesulfobacterium commune DSM 2178 genome encodes these proteins:
- a CDS encoding YkgJ family cysteine cluster protein — translation MEALQNLRGLDKILVPVRLTGKSKFVFQCNPGVPCFKLCCSDLFLPLTPYDIIRIRDKLGLTTDEFLLQYTEPFILPKSGLPIARLKMSENEEKTCPFLGDGGCNIYEVRPLACRYYPLGFGLFRNKDERRNEEIYYLVKEGFCQGLDSGEEMTVDEYRESQGIPELEKPIVEWAEIIMKKESLGPISVPEKSIQLFFMVSTNPERFRSFVFESKFLDMFEVDEKTLEEIKEDDLKLLQFGFKWLKTVLFGENLIKRRKESPAVKKVKPF, via the coding sequence ATGGAGGCCTTACAAAACTTAAGAGGGTTAGATAAAATCCTTGTTCCTGTTAGACTTACAGGGAAATCCAAATTCGTCTTTCAATGTAACCCTGGAGTTCCTTGTTTTAAACTCTGTTGTTCTGACCTTTTTTTACCACTTACCCCCTATGATATTATAAGGATTAGAGATAAACTTGGGCTTACCACAGATGAATTTTTACTTCAATATACAGAGCCCTTTATCCTTCCTAAATCTGGGCTTCCTATCGCAAGGCTAAAGATGAGTGAAAACGAAGAAAAAACCTGTCCTTTTTTAGGAGACGGGGGATGCAACATCTATGAGGTAAGGCCTCTTGCTTGTCGCTATTATCCCTTAGGTTTTGGGCTTTTCCGCAACAAAGACGAAAGAAGAAACGAAGAAATCTATTACCTGGTGAAAGAAGGTTTTTGTCAAGGCCTTGACTCTGGGGAAGAGATGACTGTGGATGAATACAGAGAATCTCAGGGCATTCCTGAGCTTGAAAAACCTATCGTAGAATGGGCAGAAATCATCATGAAAAAAGAATCTCTTGGGCCTATTTCTGTCCCAGAAAAAAGTATTCAGTTATTTTTTATGGTAAGCACCAACCCAGAGCGGTTTAGAAGTTTTGTTTTTGAAAGTAAGTTTTTAGATATGTTTGAGGTGGATGAGAAAACCTTAGAAGAAATCAAGGAAGATGACCTAAAACTCCTTCAATTTGGGTTTAAGTGGCTTAAGACAGTTCTTTTTGGAGAAAACCTGATAAAAAGAAGGAAGGAAAGCCCAGCAGTTAAAAAGGTCAAACCCTTTTAA
- a CDS encoding 4Fe-4S dicluster domain-containing protein, which translates to MKLTRRQFFELGGCLLGAAIIPRESYANTKKYATFIDITRCDGCQGEEIPLCVKACREENKERFPNPKKPILPYWPRKNYEDWSDKKELITTLTPYNWIFVQKVEVEGKTLYLPRRCMHCDSPPCVKGCPFGALTRQPEGNSVIDHNLCFGGAKCRDVCPWHIPQRQAGVGLYLKLLPKYAGGGVMYKCDLCDSRIKKGEIPACVIACKNQVFYFGERKEVYQMAYERAKKEGLYIYGDKQNGGTSTLYLSPVPFERIDQYLVQTKARFRMPVNIPNRYHQEINPIGKGMVATAVLSSLAGIAGALINRSQDDSKQKEVDRDEE; encoded by the coding sequence ATGAAGCTTACACGAAGACAGTTTTTTGAATTGGGAGGTTGTTTACTTGGGGCAGCAATCATACCTCGTGAGTCCTATGCCAACACTAAAAAATATGCTACCTTTATCGACATAACCAGATGTGATGGCTGCCAGGGAGAAGAAATCCCTCTTTGTGTCAAAGCCTGTAGAGAAGAAAATAAAGAAAGGTTTCCTAATCCCAAAAAACCAATTTTACCTTACTGGCCTCGTAAAAATTACGAAGACTGGTCGGATAAAAAAGAGCTAATAACCACCCTTACCCCTTACAACTGGATTTTTGTACAAAAAGTAGAGGTAGAAGGCAAAACTCTTTACCTTCCAAGACGATGTATGCACTGCGATTCTCCTCCATGTGTAAAAGGATGCCCTTTTGGAGCATTAACCAGACAGCCTGAAGGTAACAGCGTAATCGACCACAACCTTTGCTTTGGTGGAGCAAAATGTAGAGATGTATGTCCTTGGCATATCCCTCAACGTCAGGCAGGGGTTGGGCTTTATCTTAAACTTCTTCCCAAGTATGCTGGGGGAGGTGTGATGTATAAATGTGATCTTTGTGATAGCAGGATTAAAAAAGGGGAAATCCCAGCTTGTGTCATAGCCTGTAAAAATCAGGTCTTTTATTTTGGAGAAAGAAAAGAAGTATATCAGATGGCCTACGAAAGAGCTAAAAAAGAAGGGTTATATATCTATGGTGATAAACAAAACGGAGGCACTTCAACGTTATATCTTTCTCCTGTCCCTTTTGAAAGGATAGACCAATATCTTGTTCAAACCAAAGCAAGGTTCCGGATGCCTGTAAACATACCTAACAGATATCATCAAGAAATTAATCCTATAGGCAAAGGGATGGTAGCTACTGCCGTGCTTTCCTCTTTAGCTGGCATAGCTGGGGCTTTGATAAATAGATCACAGGATGATTCTAAGCAAAAGGAGGTAGATAGAGATGAAGAATAG
- a CDS encoding formate dehydrogenase subunit gamma, with protein sequence MKNRIQRYGILVRLEHWTVALSGIALIFTGLGCLPLFKRYYITELPGFGWTADFYTVTKIHYIAAIFFVMGVLFHLFYHGLRKDFGLIPRPRDFIDSFKVILASFGIGKEPPCDKWLPEQRVAYLFIGLNILVVGGTGFLKVLKNLEWVIFSPKTETLLNLTHTISGGIFILMFIIHVFFVLAVKSNWPLLKAMITGYVDEEYVKKRHHLWYEKIKGEVNLEE encoded by the coding sequence ATGAAGAATAGAATCCAAAGATATGGTATTTTGGTTAGGCTTGAACACTGGACAGTGGCTTTATCAGGCATAGCTCTTATCTTTACAGGCCTTGGGTGTCTTCCCCTTTTTAAGCGGTATTATATCACGGAACTACCAGGATTTGGCTGGACGGCTGATTTTTATACGGTAACTAAGATCCATTATATAGCTGCCATCTTTTTTGTGATGGGAGTCCTTTTTCATCTCTTTTATCATGGCTTGAGAAAAGACTTTGGCCTTATTCCGAGACCAAGGGATTTTATAGATTCCTTTAAGGTAATACTTGCTTCTTTTGGTATAGGTAAGGAGCCTCCTTGTGATAAATGGCTTCCAGAACAAAGGGTAGCTTATTTGTTTATTGGGTTAAACATCTTGGTGGTAGGAGGAACAGGCTTTTTAAAGGTACTTAAAAATTTAGAATGGGTGATCTTTTCCCCGAAAACAGAAACTCTTCTTAACCTTACTCATACCATAAGTGGGGGGATTTTTATCCTGATGTTTATAATTCATGTATTTTTTGTTTTAGCGGTAAAATCTAACTGGCCTTTACTTAAAGCCATGATCACCGGATATGTGGACGAAGAATATGTAAAAAAGAGACATCATCTTTGGTATGAAAAGATAAAGGGAGAGGTTAATCTGGAAGAATAG
- the ftsY gene encoding signal recognition particle-docking protein FtsY, whose amino-acid sequence MFNFFKRKKEEKREAQEQTQNLITSSQEAPQPEPEEEKSGFLGFFKKENLIEKFKKGLSKTKEKLSEALSDLFEVERVVDLKTLEEIEENLILSDLGVETTLALIEPFKDRVINGETLTTKELKKFLKSQMLSFLKEAETPFPPQGHPSVLFFLGVNGVGKTTTIAKIGKKLKENGFSVVLVAADTFRAAAIDQLKTWGERISAPVIALQEGSDPAAVIYQGIEYAKKNNIDVVLVDTAGRLHTKYNLIEELKKMVRVMHKLVPPEACENILVLDATTGQNALSQAKHFTEAVPVHSVIITKMDGTAKGGIAIALSYQFNLPIRFIGLGEKAEDLVPFNKESFVDAILPD is encoded by the coding sequence ATGTTTAATTTCTTCAAAAGGAAAAAAGAAGAAAAAAGAGAAGCCCAAGAACAAACTCAAAATCTTATTACCTCTTCTCAAGAAGCTCCCCAACCAGAACCTGAAGAAGAAAAATCTGGGTTTTTAGGTTTTTTTAAAAAGGAAAACCTGATAGAAAAATTCAAAAAAGGTCTTTCTAAAACTAAAGAAAAGCTTTCTGAGGCTCTCTCGGATCTTTTTGAGGTTGAAAGGGTAGTAGACCTTAAAACCTTAGAAGAAATCGAAGAAAACCTTATCCTTTCAGACCTCGGAGTCGAGACTACTTTGGCTCTTATCGAACCTTTTAAAGATCGAGTAATAAACGGAGAAACCCTAACCACCAAAGAGCTTAAAAAGTTTCTTAAATCTCAAATGTTGTCTTTTTTAAAAGAAGCAGAAACCCCTTTTCCTCCTCAAGGACATCCCTCTGTGCTTTTTTTTCTTGGGGTTAACGGGGTAGGTAAAACCACTACCATCGCCAAAATAGGTAAAAAACTCAAAGAAAATGGATTTTCTGTGGTGCTGGTTGCTGCTGACACCTTTAGAGCTGCAGCCATAGACCAGTTAAAAACCTGGGGGGAACGGATAAGTGCACCTGTTATAGCCCTTCAGGAAGGCTCTGACCCGGCAGCTGTTATCTATCAAGGTATAGAGTATGCTAAAAAAAACAACATCGATGTAGTTTTAGTGGATACGGCTGGAAGGCTTCATACTAAATACAACCTTATAGAAGAGCTTAAGAAAATGGTAAGGGTGATGCACAAATTAGTCCCACCTGAGGCCTGTGAGAACATTTTGGTGCTTGACGCAACCACAGGGCAGAATGCCCTAAGTCAGGCCAAACATTTTACTGAGGCTGTGCCAGTACACAGCGTAATCATTACTAAGATGGATGGAACCGCTAAAGGAGGTATTGCCATAGCCCTTTCTTATCAATTTAACCTACCTATTAGATTTATAGGATTAGGGGAGAAGGCCGAAGACCTCGTCCCCTTTAACAAAGAGAGTTTCGTAGACGCTATTCTTCCAGATTAA
- a CDS encoding YhjD/YihY/BrkB family envelope integrity protein: MPKRPLFFFKTFLQKILKDEILVYAQGLSFNTILTLIPLLGLILSIAKVFIPQEKIIDEFLLQVTQYLTPEATQKVTQVLIKLIKKLETFPLGKFSVLFYFIMSVGLLFQIEDVLNKIFESTKRRSFYQRLLFFWLCITLTPFIFLVPFIFSSYVGKFFIFLNFLFMVLFFLLIYLFFPAKDVSKKEALVGAVFSTCLWFTSSYLYSVYVKYAVSYSKIYGSLAAFPLFLLWIFLNWVVFLIGAELIVFLEKRAWESETPNIPRNLFALFVMYLLGEKFYSEGPIEVYTLCQRLKICPIEFETLLQQLENQGLVVLKEGKIYLAKAPEKISLLEILTLENRPDLKDLSKVFPEDFIKKLSFMMDQTSKFTLKDLLN; the protein is encoded by the coding sequence ATGCCTAAAAGACCTCTGTTTTTCTTTAAAACATTTTTGCAAAAAATATTAAAAGACGAGATTTTAGTATATGCCCAAGGACTTTCTTTTAACACCATACTTACCCTCATTCCCCTTTTGGGGCTAATTTTATCTATAGCTAAAGTTTTTATTCCTCAGGAAAAGATAATAGACGAATTTCTCCTACAGGTTACCCAATATCTTACCCCTGAAGCCACCCAAAAGGTCACTCAGGTGCTGATCAAACTTATCAAAAAGCTTGAGACCTTTCCCTTGGGGAAGTTTAGCGTTTTGTTTTATTTCATAATGAGTGTGGGACTTTTGTTTCAAATAGAAGATGTTTTAAACAAAATATTTGAAAGTACCAAAAGAAGAAGTTTCTATCAAAGGTTGCTTTTCTTCTGGCTTTGTATCACCCTTACCCCTTTTATCTTTCTTGTACCCTTTATTTTTTCTTCCTACGTAGGAAAATTTTTTATTTTTTTAAATTTTTTGTTTATGGTCCTTTTCTTTTTGTTGATCTATCTTTTTTTTCCTGCCAAAGATGTTTCTAAGAAAGAGGCTCTGGTTGGTGCGGTTTTTTCTACCTGTCTTTGGTTTACCAGCTCTTATCTATATTCGGTTTATGTAAAATATGCCGTAAGTTACTCTAAAATCTATGGTTCATTAGCGGCTTTTCCGCTTTTTTTACTTTGGATCTTTTTAAACTGGGTGGTGTTTTTGATAGGGGCAGAACTTATCGTTTTTTTAGAAAAAAGGGCCTGGGAGTCAGAAACCCCAAACATTCCCAGAAACCTTTTTGCACTTTTTGTGATGTATCTTTTAGGGGAAAAATTCTATTCTGAAGGTCCTATAGAAGTTTATACTCTTTGTCAAAGATTAAAAATTTGTCCCATTGAATTTGAGACCCTTTTACAACAGCTTGAAAACCAGGGCCTGGTGGTATTAAAAGAGGGTAAAATTTACTTAGCTAAAGCCCCTGAAAAAATAAGCCTTTTAGAAATTCTAACCTTAGAAAATAGACCTGATTTAAAAGACCTAAGCAAGGTTTTTCCTGAAGATTTTATCAAAAAACTCTCCTTCATGATGGACCAAACCTCAAAATTCACCTTAAAAGACCTTTTAAACTAA
- a CDS encoding NADH-ubiquinone oxidoreductase-F iron-sulfur binding region domain-containing protein, with the protein MTDVILSFLEFVQKNSCAQCIPCRIGTKRMQEVLSEILAGSIDGDGERLLKLLAEDIGYSSKCDLGRLAGKSVKYALECCYEDLLSHKQGICKKTIPGHPGWDKVVPL; encoded by the coding sequence ATGACCGATGTTATTCTTTCTTTTCTTGAGTTTGTTCAAAAAAATTCTTGTGCCCAATGTATTCCTTGCAGGATAGGAACTAAAAGAATGCAAGAGGTTTTATCAGAGATTTTAGCAGGTAGTATCGATGGAGATGGCGAAAGATTGTTAAAACTTTTGGCAGAAGACATAGGATATTCAAGCAAATGTGACCTTGGGAGGCTTGCTGGCAAATCGGTTAAGTATGCCCTTGAATGTTGTTATGAAGATCTCCTTTCGCATAAGCAAGGTATATGTAAAAAAACCATCCCGGGACATCCTGGGTGGGATAAAGTAGTGCCTTTATAA
- a CDS encoding 2Fe-2S iron-sulfur cluster-binding protein, which yields MKEVQLTIDGISVKVPEGTTILEAAKKVGIKIPTLCYLNGVGLKHIKHDVGACRVCVVEVQGKNDLLSSCNTLVEEGMVVYTHTPRGHLSRELCLLIKSLYKHLPQFV from the coding sequence ATGAAAGAGGTTCAGTTAACCATCGATGGTATAAGCGTTAAAGTTCCTGAGGGAACTACTATATTGGAGGCTGCTAAAAAAGTGGGGATAAAAATTCCTACATTGTGTTATTTAAATGGAGTAGGGTTAAAACATATCAAACATGATGTGGGGGCTTGTAGGGTTTGTGTGGTAGAGGTTCAAGGTAAAAACGATTTGTTGTCTTCTTGCAATACTTTGGTAGAAGAAGGTATGGTGGTTTACACACATACTCCAAGGGGACACTTGTCAAGAGAATTGTGTCTCCTTATAAAATCTCTTTACAAACATTTGCCTCAATTCGTATAA
- a CDS encoding IS256 family transposase, protein MENLDLDLEKVLSEISKIESKEGIKMAAALLLNALMKKEREIFLRDSIDNKANGYYERQLACFLGNLGISVPRDRKSEFRPAILPPEWQKADESFQDFILNLVLQSYSPNKIKALLQSMKLPYSPEQIEEIKEELYNQAKELKTKELPENLFAMFIDAYHTQIKDTEANRIRKAVIYNIIGIDMEGRKNLLSYYIYFGSETKEDWLQILNDLIKRGVKRVMVIVSDDFPGLTQAIKALFPETDHQLCFVHMQRNINRNMSKQDAKKFYEELSIIKRIEEYERALNRFEELCKSYEKKYPAYIKGLLKKKEHYFVYKKYPEGVRRYIYTTNVVENINSRIELIRVNTGGYFQSIKTAEVAIYITVSRIQKTRWQKPLPLIKSALYELRQMFVKRFYKETQFS, encoded by the coding sequence ATGGAAAACTTAGACTTAGATTTAGAAAAAGTTTTAAGTGAAATCTCAAAAATTGAATCAAAAGAGGGTATCAAAATGGCTGCTGCACTCCTCTTAAACGCTCTCATGAAAAAAGAAAGAGAAATATTCCTTAGAGATAGTATTGATAATAAAGCTAATGGTTACTATGAAAGACAACTTGCCTGTTTCTTAGGTAACCTTGGTATCTCTGTCCCAAGAGATAGAAAATCTGAATTCAGACCTGCTATTCTTCCTCCTGAATGGCAAAAAGCTGATGAATCCTTCCAGGACTTTATCCTTAACCTCGTTCTCCAAAGCTACTCCCCCAATAAAATCAAAGCCCTCTTGCAATCTATGAAACTCCCCTACTCCCCAGAACAAATAGAAGAAATTAAAGAAGAATTGTATAACCAAGCCAAAGAATTAAAAACCAAAGAATTGCCAGAAAATTTGTTTGCTATGTTTATAGACGCTTATCATACTCAGATAAAAGATACCGAAGCCAACAGAATCAGAAAAGCAGTTATTTATAATATCATCGGGATAGATATGGAGGGAAGAAAAAATTTACTTTCTTATTACATTTATTTTGGTTCAGAGACGAAGGAGGACTGGCTCCAGATACTTAATGATTTGATAAAGAGGGGAGTTAAGAGGGTTATGGTAATAGTGAGTGATGATTTTCCTGGCCTTACTCAAGCCATAAAAGCCCTCTTTCCTGAGACAGATCATCAGCTTTGTTTTGTACACATGCAAAGGAACATCAACAGGAACATGTCTAAGCAGGATGCTAAAAAATTTTATGAGGAGTTAAGCATTATAAAGAGGATAGAGGAGTATGAGAGGGCCTTAAATAGATTTGAGGAATTATGTAAGAGTTATGAGAAGAAGTATCCAGCTTATATAAAGGGACTTTTGAAAAAGAAGGAGCATTATTTTGTTTATAAGAAATATCCTGAGGGGGTGAGGAGGTATATATACACGACGAATGTGGTTGAGAATATAAATAGCAGGATAGAGCTGATAAGGGTAAATACAGGGGGATATTTTCAATCAATCAAGACAGCAGAGGTTGCGATATACATAACAGTAAGTCGGATTCAGAAAACGAGATGGCAAAAACCACTTCCTTTAATTAAGTCTGCTTTATACGAATTGAGGCAAATGTTTGTAAAGAGATTTTATAAGGAGACACAATTCTCTTGA